One Chryseobacterium wanjuense genomic region harbors:
- a CDS encoding MFS transporter yields MPEFDLDSFKKTWQEQPVQQKYDNNEILQMLNRKSRNYVKYIFWISVAEFLFFSVLGLFYFFQNDEANSFSKVLERLGAQKTPEVESSFDHAYFAIKILSLLITAYFVFKFYQNYRKIKIEENLKGLITRIIKFKKTVNAFILISIVLLIAFTFVFTAFIFYALNSQNVQPTTSDLTIVISGIIVSMVLSILLIWLYYRLVYGIIIRKLDKNLKQLKEIDSQEI; encoded by the coding sequence ATGCCTGAATTTGATTTAGACAGTTTTAAGAAAACATGGCAGGAACAGCCTGTTCAGCAGAAATACGACAACAATGAAATTCTTCAGATGTTGAACCGAAAATCGCGTAATTATGTGAAATATATTTTCTGGATCAGCGTTGCCGAGTTTTTATTCTTTTCTGTTTTGGGATTATTTTATTTTTTCCAGAATGATGAAGCCAACAGCTTTTCTAAAGTGCTGGAAAGACTGGGTGCGCAAAAAACACCTGAAGTGGAAAGCAGTTTCGACCACGCTTATTTTGCCATAAAAATTCTAAGTCTGCTTATCACCGCTTATTTTGTCTTTAAATTTTATCAAAACTATCGTAAGATTAAAATTGAAGAAAATCTTAAAGGTCTTATCACAAGAATCATTAAATTCAAAAAAACAGTTAATGCTTTTATTCTTATCAGCATTGTTTTATTAATAGCTTTCACATTTGTTTTCACGGCATTTATATTTTATGCGCTAAACAGCCAGAATGTACAGCCGACCACCTCAGATCTTACCATTGTCATCAGCGGAATTATCGTAAGTATGGTACTGAGTATTTTATTAATCTGGTTATACTACAGGTTGGTTTACGGTATCATTATCAGAAAACTCGATAAAAATTTAAAACAGCTCAAGGAAATAGATTCTCAGGAAATTTAA
- a CDS encoding AMP-binding protein, which yields MHLSYVSGASDIPLLGETIGSNLKHTVEKFPHQEALVSVHQNYRATYQEFYNQTTAVAKALIFLGAKAGDRIGIWSTNRYEWVLLQYATARIGVILVNINPAYRTSELIFVINQSEMSHIFSSQTFKSSDYKKMIADAREYCNTLKSEIFFDDNWEEFLNNGQEISDDTLHSFEEHVQFDDPVNIQYTSGTTGFPKGVTLSHHNILNNGYFIGIRLHYSHKDRVCIPVPFYHCFGMVIGNICCTAHGCCMVIPNDSFDPDITLKVVSDEKCTSLYGVPTMFIAELAVKNFDSFDFSGLRTGVMAGSVCPPEIMRKVENLMNIKEISICYGMTETSPVSTQTLIGTPFEKQVNTVGTVQDHLEIKIINENGKIVERGEHGELCTRGYSVMLKYWNDPENTKKVLDDSRWMHTGDMAVMDDEGYITISGRIKDLIIRGGENISPKEIEDFLYTYPNILDVQIIGVPSEKFGEEVMAWVKVRKGFQITEEELSEYCKGRIAHYKIPKYWKFVDEFPMTISGKIRKVEMREVSIKELGLENVKE from the coding sequence ATGCACTTATCTTATGTAAGCGGTGCTTCTGACATCCCATTATTAGGGGAAACCATCGGAAGCAACCTTAAACACACTGTTGAAAAATTCCCCCATCAAGAAGCTTTAGTCTCCGTACATCAAAATTACCGTGCTACGTATCAGGAGTTTTATAATCAAACCACGGCTGTTGCCAAAGCATTGATTTTCCTTGGTGCAAAAGCCGGCGACCGTATCGGCATCTGGTCTACCAACCGTTACGAATGGGTTCTTTTGCAATATGCAACGGCCAGAATCGGGGTTATCCTGGTGAATATCAATCCTGCGTACAGAACCAGTGAGCTGATCTTCGTGATCAATCAGTCGGAAATGTCTCATATTTTCTCTTCTCAGACATTTAAATCAAGTGATTATAAAAAAATGATTGCCGATGCAAGAGAATATTGCAACACCTTAAAATCTGAAATTTTCTTTGATGACAACTGGGAAGAATTCCTCAACAACGGTCAGGAAATTTCCGATGATACCCTTCACAGCTTTGAGGAACATGTACAGTTTGATGATCCTGTCAATATTCAATATACCTCAGGAACAACGGGCTTTCCGAAAGGTGTGACACTTTCTCATCATAATATTTTAAATAACGGATATTTTATCGGAATTCGATTACACTATTCCCATAAAGACAGAGTCTGCATTCCCGTTCCCTTCTACCATTGCTTTGGAATGGTGATCGGCAATATCTGCTGTACAGCACACGGTTGCTGTATGGTAATTCCGAATGACAGCTTTGATCCTGATATTACGTTAAAAGTTGTTTCTGACGAAAAATGTACCTCTCTGTATGGAGTTCCCACCATGTTTATTGCAGAATTGGCGGTGAAGAATTTTGATAGTTTTGATTTTTCAGGTTTAAGAACAGGTGTCATGGCGGGTTCTGTCTGTCCTCCGGAAATCATGAGGAAGGTAGAAAACCTGATGAATATTAAAGAAATAAGTATTTGCTACGGAATGACGGAAACGTCTCCCGTCTCTACCCAAACGTTAATCGGAACGCCGTTCGAAAAACAGGTAAATACCGTTGGAACCGTTCAGGATCATTTAGAAATAAAAATTATTAATGAAAATGGAAAAATTGTAGAACGTGGTGAACATGGCGAACTGTGTACGAGAGGATATTCCGTCATGCTGAAATACTGGAACGATCCTGAAAATACGAAAAAAGTACTCGATGATTCCCGATGGATGCACACCGGAGACATGGCTGTGATGGATGATGAAGGCTATATTACCATTTCCGGCAGGATAAAAGACCTCATCATTCGCGGTGGTGAAAATATTTCGCCTAAAGAAATTGAAGATTTTCTATACACTTATCCCAATATTCTGGACGTGCAAATTATCGGAGTTCCGAGTGAAAAATTCGGGGAAGAAGTAATGGCCTGGGTGAAAGTGAGAAAAGGTTTCCAAATCACTGAAGAAGAGCTTTCAGAATACTGCAAGGGAAGAATCGCGCATTATAAAATTCCGAAATATTGGAAGTTTGTAGATGAATTTCCAATGACCATTTCAGGGAAAATAAGAAAGGTGGAAATGAGAGAGGTTTCTATCAAAGAACTTGGACTGGAAAATGTAAAGGAATAA